In the genome of Notamacropus eugenii isolate mMacEug1 chromosome 5, mMacEug1.pri_v2, whole genome shotgun sequence, one region contains:
- the CYBB gene encoding NADPH oxidase 2 isoform X2: protein MLILLPVCRNLLSFLRGSSACCSTRIRRQLDRNLTFHKMVAWMIALHTAIHTIAHLFNVEWLVNAKSKIHSDNYSIALSAFEDNPSLGQTYINFVSESYKNPEGALYVAFTYLAGLTGVVITLCLILIITSSTKTIRRSYFEVFWFTHHLFVIFFIGLAIHGAGRIVRGQTEESLKVHEPELCYKNISSWGRGGTCPIPQFAGNPPMTWKWIVGPMFLYLCERLVRFWRSQQKVVITKVVTHPFKTIELQMKKKGFKMEVGQYIFVKCPKLSNLEWHPFTLTSAPEEDFFSIHIRIVGDWTEGLFKACGCDKTEFQEAWKLPKVAVDGPFGTASEDVFSYEVVMLVGAGIGVTPFASILKSVWYKYCSDSTSLKLQKIYFYWLCRDTHAFEWFADLLQLLETQMQEKNNADFLSYNIYLTGWDESQATHFTVHHDEEKDVITGLKQKTLYGRPNWENEFKTIASQHPNTRIGVFLCGPEALAETLNKQCIANSDAGPRGVHFIFNKENF from the exons tGTTGTTCGACACGTATACGGAGACAATTGGACAGGAACCTGACCTTTCATAAAATGGTGGCATGGATGATTGCCCTTCATACTG CAATCCATACCATTGCCCATCTCTTTAATGTGGAGTGGTTGGTGAATGCAAAGTCCAAAATTCACTCTGATAATTATTCAATTGCCCTTTCTGCCTTTGAAGACAACCCATCTCTTGGTCAAActtatattaattttgtttcaGAGTCATATAAG AATCCTGAAGGTGCCCTGTATGTGGCTTTCACTTACTTAGCTGGACTCACTGGAGTTGTTATCACGTTGTGCCTCATATTGATCATAACCTCCTCCACCAAAACAATCCGGAGGTCTTACTTTGAAGTTTTTTGGTTCACTCATCACCTCTTTGTAATCTTCTTCATTGGCCTTGCCATCCATGGAGCTGG GAGGATTGTACGCGGACAGACAGAAGAAAGTTTGAAGGTTCATGAACCAGAATTATGTTATAAGAACATTTCCTCTTGGGGACGTGGAGGAACCTGTCCCATCCCTCAATTTGCTGGCAACCCTCCTATG ACTTGGAAATGGATTGTGGGTCCCATGTTCCTGTATCTCTGTGAGAGGTTGGTGAGGTTTTGGAGATCACAGCAGAAGGTCGTCATCACTAAG GTGGTCACTCACCCTTTCAAAACCATTGAACTACAAATGAAGAAGAAGGGCTTTAAGATGGAAGTGGGGCAATATATTTTTGTCAAATGCCCCAAATTATCAAATTTGGAGTGGCATCCCTTCACACTGACCTCAGCCCCTGAGGAAGACTTTTTCAGCATTCACATCCGTATAGTTGGAGACTGGACAGAAGGTCTTTTTAAAGCTTGTGGATGTGACAAGACAGAATTTCAGGAAGCATGGAAATTACCCAA GGTAGCAGTAGATGGGCCCTTTGGCACTGCTAGTGAGGATGTATTCAGCTATGAAGTAGTTATGCTGGTGGGAGCTGGCATTGGAGTCACACCATTTGCATCCATTCTCAAGTCTGTCTGGTACAAGTACTGCAGTGACTCAACCAGCCTAAAACTCCAAAAG ATTTATTTTTACTGGCTATGTCGAGACACACATGCCTTTGAATGGTTTGCAGACCTGCTGCAGTTACTAGAGACCCAAATGCAGGAGAAGAACAATGCTGATTTTCTCAGCTACAACATCTACCTTACTGGCTGGGATGAATCTCAG GCTACTCATTTTACCGTGCACCATGATGAAGAGAAGGATGTGATAACAGGCTTGAAACAAAAGACCTTGTATGGAAGGCCCAACTGGGAAAATGAGTTCAAAACTATTGCAAGTCAACACCCGAA TACCAGGATAGGTGTATTTCTCTGTGGACCTGAAGCACTGGCTGAA